AAGTCCGCAGACGCCAATGATACTAGGGTAACTCCCGGGAAAGTAGGTCGCCGCCTCCTTTAATTCAAAACCCCTCCTGTGAAAACAGGTAGGGGTTTTTTATTGACTCTACCTACTAAACACTAAACGGGGGGAGGGGGGCGGGAGATGCATGGGCAATCCCTCTCTGCTGGGGATAGATTCGGCTGCACCGCACAGCCAATACTGCCTCAACCCGAACTGCTCAGTCTGTTACTTCTGCATCCGGGTGCTTACGAATGGATCGGGCCGCTAGATCGATACATTTCTTCAATCAGGCGAACTACCGCAGCGCCATCTTCTCCACTTATGCTGGGCTGCCTACCATGCAGCAGGGTATCCACCACATTTTGGATTATGTAGTGATGATTAGCTGCACTGCCCTGATAGGCTCCGTACTGATTGGGTGGTTCTCCGGTGGGCAGGCTAGGCGCTTCTACCCCCTCTATCTCACAGTACACCAGATCGTTCATATACTGGCCAGCTATGCGCACGGTGCCCTTTTCGCCAATCAGGGTGATACTGCTCTCCAGATTCGCCTGATAGACGGCCGTACTAAAGTGTAGGCTACCCAGGGTGGGCTGCCCGGGCAGCGAGAATAGCACGTGGCCGCTATCTGCCATATCTGTATTGTGCTGGTGCGCCAGGTTCTTCAGCATGCGATGGTCTATGTACAGGGGGCCGAGTAGCCAGTACAGTATATCGATAAAGTGGCTAAACTGGGTGTACAGCACCCCCCCATCCAGCTCGCGTCTTCCCCGCCATCCGCCGGTGTGGTAATAGCGGTCGTCTCGGTTCCAGAAGCAGTTTACTTGCACCATATAGAGCCTGCCCAGTGCCCTACTGTCTAGCAGCTCCTTTAGCCATACAGCGGTGGGGGTAAAGCGGTTTTGCATCACGACAAACACTTTTCGCTGCAGGGCTGTAGCTTTCTGCACCACCGCTTCGCAGGCACGGCTTTCCAGCCCCATGGGTTTCTCTATTACTACGTGTCGGCCTGCTTCGAGTGCTTCGAGTGCCTGCAGGGTGTGCAGATAGTTTGGTGTGCAGATGTGTATTACCTCAGCGTCCGACTGCCGGAGTAGCTCCGTGAGCGAGCCATAGATGGGCACACCCTGATCCTTCAGGCCCTTCAGTCGATCCGAATCGGGATCCGCAACTGCGGCCAGTGTAGTTTGTGGGTGCTGTAGCAGGATCTCGCAATGGCGCCTGCCTATGTAGCCCACGCCCAGTACGGCACACCGTAGCATTAGTCTATCCCCATAAATATTCGGCTCCAGCGCACGCCCCCTTCTATGGAGATCAATACGAAGAGGGGTTTGCCTACGATGTGGTCCTCGGGCACAAAGCCCCAGTAGCGGCTGTCTTCGCTATTGTGGCGGTTGTCTCCCATCATCCAGTAGTAGTCCATCTCGAAGGTATACTCGTTCAGGGGCTTATCGTCCAGGTACACCTGGTTGCCTGCTATGCGTGTAGTGCCGGCATCTTCATACACTTCAATAACTCGGCTATACAGGGGCAGATTCTGGGGCGTGATGCGCAGGCTCATGCCCTTCTTGGGTACCCGGAATGGCCCCATGTTGTCCAGGTTCCAGTCTTTGAAGGGAATCAGCTCGGGGTGTGTGACGAAATTTCCATCTCGGTAGTTTTTGGGGTAGTGCACCAAATGCTGCTGGCGTAGTGCATCCAGTGTGTAGGCCTCATTGTCCAGCACAAACTGCGGCGGGTTTTTCACCCCATAATGTTCGTGTACATTGAAGGGTGCTTTCTTTACATCGGCCACACAGTTTAGGGCTTTTACCTGTTCCACCAGATGGTCGGGCATGGAGGTAACCCATAGGGCCCGATTGAGGCTGTCTACCACAAATGTGTCCGAGTAGGGGTTCCCGGCATCGGCACCAACCAGATACAGATTCGCATTTTGCCCGCCTTCCTCCTGTATCAGGGCACGATTGGCATGGGCCACAGGCCTCCGGAAGCCTAGCTCCAAAAATTCGGCTTCACAGTTCTTCAGGCTTTGGTTCGGCTTCGCATAGATGATGTAGCGATGCTGCATATCTGGCGGGTTCAGCGCGGGCCGTCCGTTTACGTATAGCTGGGCATTCTTTATGTGGAGCACATCTCCCGGTATGCCTACGCAGCGCTTGATGTAGTTTTCCTTCAGGGTGGGTATGTCTACTGTACCCAGGCGCTGGTCCAGGGGCTGTATGTCATGTGCCGGAAAGTTGAATACCACCGGCTCTCCCCGTTCTATATCCTGTACGCCCCATAGGCGTGCATAGGGCAACTGAAAGCCAGGTATGTAGCTTTTTATACCCGTAAAGGGGATGCTGTTGTGCACGAAAGGCAGGGCGAAGGGCGTCATGGGGAGGCGTGCCCCATAGTGTACCTTGCTTACAAACAGGAGGTCGCCTACTAGCAGACTGCGCTCCATGGAGGCGGTGGGAATGAAGAATGCCTCCAGCAGGAATGTACGGATGAAAAAGGCGGCGATGGCGGCGAAAACCAGCGCATCTGCCCACTCCCGAAAAATACCTTTTTTCTTTCGGTCTTTGCGGCCAAAAGGCCAGAGGATATGCCAGACCCGTGCTTTTTTATCGCCCATAGCAGCTATATACTAGAGGCTGCAAGCTACAGAAAACGTCACGAAATAGGGGGTGTTAGTCAGGCTAATCTTGAATGTTTATCTCTGACCCCGCACCCTTATCCAGTTCTCCGTCTGTTTCATCCTGTATAAACGTTTCTTCTGTTGCCCTCACTTCCTCATAGGATTGAGATGCTGCATCGGACTCTGCGTCAATTTCCGCTTCAGCTTCTTTGTACACCTGGCGGGTTTCACCTGCTGCTGCGTCTTCCACATCCATGGTCTGCACCTCGGCCTGCAGGTTGTCTATGGACGTAAGGGCCTCTTCGTCTTGTACAACCGGATCTTCGTCTTCTTCAAATACCTCAGAGTCTACCCCGCTACTGGCTCCATCACCCAGCATGCAGCAGCCATCTCCCCGTCCGTTCACCTTGTAGCCATGGTCTATCAGCTCTTCTACCAGCTTTTGCTCTGTGATCTTTCCTGGATTGTAAATGATCGATACAACGTTGTTACTGGCATAGCCGAAGCTGGAGATACCCTCTATGCCCAAAAGTGCACTCTCAATAGACTCATGCGAACAGTCTTCGCAACTCCCAATCACACGGAATGTGAGTTTTTTGGAATCTTGGGCAAGCGCACTGCCCACTACCAGGGCGCACGCAAACAGAAGGGATGCAGATACGTATCTCATCATGATGACTGAATATGTACAAATGTAATGGAATATTTGAATTTTGGGGGCACGGAACCCGAAATAGTTAAAAAAATTAAATCAATGCTTGATCATTTTTATTGTCTTTGCCTGCCCCCGGTCATTTTTTAGCTGTACGCTATATAGGCCCGGTGCCCAGCTTTGCGTAGCTAAGCGTAGCCTGCTACTGTGTACGCTGCCGCTGGATACAGGGTTGCCCATGCTATTGAAAACAATATAGCTACCCTCGCCTTCCAGACTTAGCTCGTCTGTAAATGGTGATGGGAAGGCACGCAGATCAATGTCGGCGGTGGATAGCTTGCTGCGGCTTACGCCTGCGCACAGCGTTCCGGTTGTAACCTGATATGAACATAGGGCAGCCCGAATGCTCTGGTTCAACTCCCCGTCGAATAGCATCTCGTCCGCATCCAGCAGATTTTCCACTGCCTGCTCTATGGTCAGGCTATTCGTGTTCAGGTACAGGGTCTGGAGTACCAGGGCATCGGTCTTTTCACGTCCATGGGTGGTCCATACCTTCATGAGGGCCGAGGCCCAAACCTCGCCTATGTCGTAGAAATTTACGGGGCTCTTGCCTATAGCGGTCGGGTAGGTCTGTGTAGTGGCTACCGTTCGGCCATCCCAAAAGGGGTTGTGGCCATCCCAGTCAAAAACCGATTGCCAACCAAAGTTTGACAAGCTGCGGCTATAGCTGGCGCATAGGTAGTCGGCTATGCCCTCTTCGAGCCCCCGGTCTACATTATTGGCTGATACGCCCGTGGGGTCTGCCATTTCGCTGAGCGCGTGGGTGTATTCGTGAATGATCACGTCGGCATCCTCGGCATCATCCACCCCTCCGGTGCCGAAGGATATGTAGCTGTCGAGGCCAACCGGAAAGAAGGTGCTGTTGTCTCCCCCTTGCCCCTGGGGGTCTATGCGCAGGGGGGCATTAAACAGATTGGTAAAACCCAGCTGCTGCACCCAGCGCTGCAGGGTATCTACGTGGTAGTACGCATTTACCTGCTCAAAGCCCTGTTGGCTGCGGTTGTACAGAAAGCTGTTTATCGTGCTGGTTACTGGTGCCGAAAGGGGGCCGCCCAGGTCGGCAATCTCCACATAGGGCCCCTTTAGCCTGAAAAGGCCGTTTTCGTAGGCTAAGCCTTTGAGGGTAACCAGGCTGCGCTGCTTGTTTAGCGAGTCATTGGTGGCATCCAGGTTGTCCCGATACTCGGGGTAGGCACCATAGGCCAGTCTTGCACGCGTCATGGGGTTGGGCAGATATACCCAAGCGGTGGCGGTGGTATCCAGCTTGTCCAGGCCTCGGTCTCGCTCCTCCAGCAGGGTCTGGCTTTGTACGTCCCAGTAGGAGGCGTGGCTGCCCCCCTCTGCGGCTTCCTCGTAGGTGATTACCTCCCAGGCCGGTACCAGTTGCCCCTCCTGGTAGCGCCATACAGGGCCTTCGCGATACAGTTTGCCCCCATACGCATCCAGTGCCTTGGCCGTCAGCACAAAGCCCAGGCTCCAGTCTGGCTCGGCCTCTGCCTCGGCTAGGGCGGCGTGCCACTGCCCACCGATCGAGACCTCCCTTCCGGCCTTGTTCAGGTTCAGCTTGATCCAGGCATCCAGGATGGGTATGCCCCGATGCACCTGCTGAAAGCTGAAGTGCTCGCCCCCCGGGCTGGCCCGATGGGCAAAAAAACGGGGCGGCTCGCTCAGTGCCAGCCGCTGCTGTAGTGCCAGGGCATAGGCTTCGGCACGCTGCTGTATGCTATCCGGCTGCACGGGCAGGCTGGCCAAGGCCGAGCCGGAGAGACAAAACACGCACAGAAGCAAGGGTGAAATCTGTTTTTTCATAATACTTCTATCCTTAGGCGGGCCTGTGCTGCAAGGCTGCAAAAAGCGTCTGCTTCTGCCTCGGGTACCTCTACCACCTGCTCACAGCACTCGGAGTAACGACTTTCCAGTGCTTT
This genomic window from Bacteroidota bacterium contains:
- a CDS encoding Gfo/Idh/MocA family oxidoreductase, with product MLRCAVLGVGYIGRRHCEILLQHPQTTLAAVADPDSDRLKGLKDQGVPIYGSLTELLRQSDAEVIHICTPNYLHTLQALEALEAGRHVVIEKPMGLESRACEAVVQKATALQRKVFVVMQNRFTPTAVWLKELLDSRALGRLYMVQVNCFWNRDDRYYHTGGWRGRRELDGGVLYTQFSHFIDILYWLLGPLYIDHRMLKNLAHQHNTDMADSGHVLFSLPGQPTLGSLHFSTAVYQANLESSITLIGEKGTVRIAGQYMNDLVYCEIEGVEAPSLPTGEPPNQYGAYQGSAANHHYIIQNVVDTLLHGRQPSISGEDGAAVVRLIEEMYRSSGPIHS
- the lepB gene encoding signal peptidase I — encoded protein: MGDKKARVWHILWPFGRKDRKKKGIFREWADALVFAAIAAFFIRTFLLEAFFIPTASMERSLLVGDLLFVSKVHYGARLPMTPFALPFVHNSIPFTGIKSYIPGFQLPYARLWGVQDIERGEPVVFNFPAHDIQPLDQRLGTVDIPTLKENYIKRCVGIPGDVLHIKNAQLYVNGRPALNPPDMQHRYIIYAKPNQSLKNCEAEFLELGFRRPVAHANRALIQEEGGQNANLYLVGADAGNPYSDTFVVDSLNRALWVTSMPDHLVEQVKALNCVADVKKAPFNVHEHYGVKNPPQFVLDNEAYTLDALRQQHLVHYPKNYRDGNFVTHPELIPFKDWNLDNMGPFRVPKKGMSLRITPQNLPLYSRVIEVYEDAGTTRIAGNQVYLDDKPLNEYTFEMDYYWMMGDNRHNSEDSRYWGFVPEDHIVGKPLFVLISIEGGVRWSRIFMGID
- a CDS encoding M4 family metallopeptidase, with product MFCLSGSALASLPVQPDSIQQRAEAYALALQQRLALSEPPRFFAHRASPGGEHFSFQQVHRGIPILDAWIKLNLNKAGREVSIGGQWHAALAEAEAEPDWSLGFVLTAKALDAYGGKLYREGPVWRYQEGQLVPAWEVITYEEAAEGGSHASYWDVQSQTLLEERDRGLDKLDTTATAWVYLPNPMTRARLAYGAYPEYRDNLDATNDSLNKQRSLVTLKGLAYENGLFRLKGPYVEIADLGGPLSAPVTSTINSFLYNRSQQGFEQVNAYYHVDTLQRWVQQLGFTNLFNAPLRIDPQGQGGDNSTFFPVGLDSYISFGTGGVDDAEDADVIIHEYTHALSEMADPTGVSANNVDRGLEEGIADYLCASYSRSLSNFGWQSVFDWDGHNPFWDGRTVATTQTYPTAIGKSPVNFYDIGEVWASALMKVWTTHGREKTDALVLQTLYLNTNSLTIEQAVENLLDADEMLFDGELNQSIRAALCSYQVTTGTLCAGVSRSKLSTADIDLRAFPSPFTDELSLEGEGSYIVFNSMGNPVSSGSVHSSRLRLATQSWAPGLYSVQLKNDRGQAKTIKMIKH